A single genomic interval of Aedes aegypti strain LVP_AGWG chromosome 1, AaegL5.0 Primary Assembly, whole genome shotgun sequence harbors:
- the LOC5572012 gene encoding serine protease snake, with the protein MRLTISSLLLVFVLVAWVQAGSNQRIAQAKCQDYHHRAKSNELDNCLRGEYPHIAFIGWKTENDPDIGWKMENDHDDYNFLGFGNLISEHYILTTARSTSFQQKKPDIVRLGAMDLDYWKNPDATDYEVSEVITHPNYNERLAYNDIGLVRLDEPVSFSESIRPVCLWDSLQMNFTSLVTTGFGRGE; encoded by the exons ATGCGTCTCACAATCAGTTCGTTGCTTTTGGTGTTCGTACTCGTTGCATGGGTTCAAGCCGGGAGCAATCAGAGAATCGCTCAAGCAA AATGTCAAGACTACCACCACCGggcaaaatcaaacgagttagACAATTGCCTAAGGGGAGAATATCCGCACATCGCCTTCATTGGGTGGAAAACGGAAAATGATCCCGACATTGGCTGGAAAATGGAAAACGATCACGACGACTACAACTTCCTTGGATTTGGTAATTTAATCAGCGAACACTACATTTTAACTACTGCCCGCAGCACATCGTTCCAGCAGAAGAAACCGGATATTGTCCGTTTGGGGGCGATGGATTTGGACTACTGGAAAAATCCTGACGCTACAGATTATGAGGTGTCGGAAGTCATCACCCATCCGAACTATAACGAACGTTTGGCCTACAATGATATCGGTCTGGTTCGGCTGGATGAGCCCGTAAGCTTCTCGGAAAGTATTCGTCCGGTTTGTTTGTGGGATTCACTTCAAATGAACTTCACTTCGCTTGTGACCACGGGATTCGGTCGGGGTGAGTAA